A region from the Desulfurispira natronophila genome encodes:
- the dnaE gene encoding DNA polymerase III subunit alpha, with protein MSFTHLHLHTMYSLLDGAIKIPELIAKAQEYGMDSLAITDHGNMFGAIDFYKQCRQADIKPILGCEVYISPGNMTEKRNADGVYEGAYHMVLLAENLTGYRNLIYMVSKGYLEGFYYKPRIDKDLLRQHGEGLIALSACLGGEVPNLLLAGNEEGAHKAALEYQDIFGAGNFYLELQENGMEEQRIVNRQLMALAEQTGIPLVATNDCHYLNREDAKAHDILLCIQTQSTFDDQRRFRFDSDQLYFKSPEVMSQEFHYAPQALENAAKIAERCNVELETDKIYLPKYDIPEHHTLETYIAEVSFAGLDERFAHFDQLGLPYDVEQYHERMNVELDVINSMGFPGYFLIVADFIQWAKDQDIPVGPGRGSAAGSLVAYALKITDIDPMPYNLLFERFLNPERISMPDIDIDFCMNRRGEVIDYVREKYGEENVCQIVTYGSLQAKGVLRDVCRVMGLPYSDGDKLAKLVPNKLGISLDEALSMEPKIREAADSMPHGPELVQYALALEGLYRQAGMHAGGIIITDEPIHTYAPLSRGPEGEAVCQFDKDKAEDIGLVKFDLLGLKTLTVIDEACRFVQQKLGRPFDINAIPMDDPETYALLCSGRSTGVFQLESGGMRGLLTKLKPSNFEDIIAVLALYRPGPLGSGMVDDFVERKQGRADISYLIPELEPILRDTYGVIVYQEQVMQIARTIGGYSLGAADLLRRAMGKKKEEEMVKQKQIFLHGDGEKVPGAKAMGFDVNKAEQIFDLMAYFAGYGFNKSHSAAYALVAYQTAYLKAHYPSEFMAAIISCEMDNTDKVVQFINECKSMGLEVHPPDVNRSGHSFTVDQEDGRSIIFGMTAIKNVGAKAVETIIAERQANGPFRSLYDFTERVDLRAVNKRVVEYLIKCGAFDSTNPNRHQLFSTLDHAFSLGQSVQKDREAGCISLFEIEETEEGENVHEHEEYPDVEEWSVSTKVAYEKECLGFYVTGHPIDPYAAILDHYTRSIAAVQEDEKNGKVRLAGVLSSLQPKTTKAGKKMAIAIVEDQTGKMEIPIFPKVYEQFYSQLLTDEIIVIEGKTEQREDRKTIFAESIYSLDEALGHYLRAVEFSINRQKFSTDLLTELEALVKSFPGDKSFFVKIYDPNQYEATISTDIKIRANAQLVKTVGERFGNDVLRCCSA; from the coding sequence ATGTCATTTACACACTTGCACTTGCATACCATGTACTCCCTGCTGGACGGGGCCATAAAAATTCCTGAGCTCATTGCCAAAGCCCAGGAATACGGAATGGACAGCCTGGCCATCACCGACCATGGTAATATGTTCGGGGCCATAGACTTCTACAAGCAGTGCCGCCAGGCCGATATCAAGCCTATTTTAGGCTGTGAGGTCTACATCTCACCGGGCAATATGACGGAAAAGCGCAATGCTGACGGAGTTTACGAAGGTGCGTACCATATGGTGCTACTGGCGGAAAATTTGACTGGCTACCGAAACCTTATTTATATGGTTTCAAAAGGCTACCTGGAAGGTTTTTACTACAAGCCGCGCATAGACAAAGATCTGTTGCGTCAACATGGTGAGGGCCTGATAGCTCTCTCCGCCTGCCTGGGTGGCGAAGTCCCCAACCTGCTACTGGCAGGTAACGAGGAGGGGGCTCACAAGGCCGCCCTGGAGTACCAGGATATATTTGGCGCCGGTAACTTTTATCTGGAGCTACAGGAAAACGGCATGGAGGAGCAACGCATCGTCAACCGGCAGCTCATGGCACTGGCCGAGCAGACAGGGATTCCCCTGGTGGCCACCAATGACTGCCACTACCTCAATCGCGAAGATGCCAAGGCCCACGATATTCTGCTGTGCATACAGACCCAGAGCACTTTTGACGACCAGCGCCGCTTTCGCTTTGACAGTGATCAGCTCTACTTCAAGTCCCCCGAAGTGATGTCACAGGAATTCCACTATGCGCCCCAGGCACTGGAAAACGCCGCAAAAATCGCCGAGCGCTGCAATGTGGAGCTGGAGACGGATAAAATCTATCTGCCCAAATACGACATACCAGAGCACCACACGCTGGAGACCTATATTGCCGAAGTCTCTTTTGCGGGCCTGGATGAGCGCTTCGCCCATTTTGACCAGCTGGGACTGCCTTACGACGTAGAACAGTACCATGAGCGGATGAATGTAGAGCTGGATGTTATCAACTCCATGGGTTTCCCTGGCTACTTTCTCATCGTGGCCGACTTTATCCAGTGGGCCAAGGATCAGGATATTCCCGTAGGGCCGGGGCGAGGCTCCGCTGCGGGCAGCCTGGTGGCCTACGCCCTCAAGATCACCGACATTGATCCCATGCCATACAACCTGCTCTTTGAGCGCTTTCTTAATCCCGAGCGTATCTCCATGCCCGATATCGATATCGACTTCTGCATGAACCGCCGGGGCGAAGTTATTGACTATGTGCGCGAGAAGTATGGCGAAGAGAACGTCTGCCAGATCGTCACCTACGGATCGCTGCAGGCCAAGGGGGTGCTGCGGGACGTGTGCCGGGTCATGGGCCTGCCCTACAGCGACGGGGACAAGCTGGCCAAACTGGTGCCAAACAAATTGGGTATTTCCCTGGATGAGGCCCTCAGCATGGAGCCGAAGATCAGAGAGGCTGCCGACAGCATGCCCCATGGGCCGGAGCTGGTGCAGTACGCCCTGGCTCTGGAAGGTCTCTACCGGCAGGCAGGTATGCACGCTGGCGGGATTATTATCACCGATGAGCCCATCCACACCTATGCCCCCCTCTCCCGCGGCCCCGAAGGCGAAGCCGTCTGCCAGTTCGACAAGGACAAGGCAGAGGACATCGGCCTGGTCAAATTTGACCTTCTGGGTCTCAAAACCCTCACGGTTATCGACGAGGCCTGCCGTTTTGTTCAGCAGAAGCTTGGACGCCCCTTTGACATCAATGCCATTCCCATGGATGACCCAGAGACCTATGCGCTGCTTTGCTCGGGACGCAGCACCGGCGTCTTTCAGCTGGAATCCGGCGGCATGCGCGGGCTTTTGACCAAACTCAAACCCTCCAACTTTGAAGACATTATCGCGGTACTGGCTCTCTACCGTCCCGGCCCCCTGGGCTCCGGCATGGTGGATGACTTTGTGGAGCGCAAACAGGGACGCGCAGATATCTCTTACCTCATCCCGGAGCTCGAGCCCATCCTGCGCGATACCTATGGGGTTATCGTCTATCAGGAGCAGGTCATGCAGATTGCCCGCACCATCGGTGGCTACTCGCTGGGGGCTGCCGATTTGCTGCGGCGCGCCATGGGCAAGAAGAAAGAGGAGGAGATGGTCAAGCAAAAGCAAATCTTCCTCCACGGTGATGGCGAAAAGGTGCCTGGAGCCAAGGCCATGGGCTTTGATGTCAACAAGGCGGAGCAGATATTCGATCTTATGGCCTACTTTGCCGGCTATGGCTTCAACAAGTCGCACTCCGCTGCCTACGCCCTGGTGGCCTACCAGACCGCCTATCTCAAAGCCCACTATCCCTCTGAGTTTATGGCGGCCATTATCTCCTGCGAAATGGATAACACCGACAAGGTGGTACAGTTTATCAACGAGTGCAAGAGTATGGGGCTGGAGGTGCACCCCCCCGATGTCAACCGCTCCGGCCACTCCTTTACCGTTGACCAGGAGGACGGCCGCAGTATTATCTTTGGTATGACCGCCATCAAAAACGTCGGTGCCAAAGCTGTGGAAACTATCATTGCTGAGCGCCAGGCCAATGGCCCCTTTCGATCTCTCTACGACTTTACCGAGCGGGTTGATCTGCGAGCAGTAAACAAACGGGTAGTGGAATATCTTATTAAGTGCGGTGCTTTTGACAGCACCAACCCGAATCGTCACCAGCTTTTCAGCACCCTGGACCACGCCTTCAGCCTGGGGCAATCGGTGCAGAAAGACCGGGAAGCTGGCTGCATTTCCCTGTTTGAAATAGAAGAAACAGAAGAGGGTGAAAACGTGCATGAGCACGAAGAGTACCCGGATGTTGAGGAGTGGAGTGTTTCCACCAAAGTCGCTTACGAAAAAGAGTGTCTCGGCTTCTACGTTACCGGTCATCCCATCGACCCCTACGCCGCTATTCTGGACCATTACACCCGATCCATAGCTGCCGTTCAGGAGGATGAGAAAAACGGTAAAGTGCGACTGGCCGGAGTTCTCTCTTCCCTGCAACCTAAAACCACCAAAGCTGGCAAAAAAATGGCCATAGCAATTGTGGAAGACCAGACCGGAAAGATGGAAATACCCATATTTCCTAAGGTTTATGAACAGTTTTATTCACAACTCTTAACCGACGAAATTATTGTGATAGAGGGCAAGACCGAACAGCGGGAAGACCGCAAAACCATATTTGCTGAAAGCATTTACAGCCTCGACGAGGCGCTGGGCCACTATCTGCGTGCCGTGGAGTTCTCCATCAACCGTCAAAAGTTTTCCACAGACTTACTCACAGAGCTGGAAGCCCTTGTCAAAAGCTTTCCCGGCGATAAATCTTTCTTTGTCAAAATATACGATCCCAACCAATACGAAGCCACCATCAGCACTGATATTAAAATCCGGGCTAATGCCCAGCTCGTTAAAACCGTTGGCGAGCGCTTCGGCAATGATGTTCTGCGCTGCTGCAGCGCTTAG
- a CDS encoding response regulator, with translation MDNGQGTVLIVDDAPEYIDLLDHALRDDFRILATTNGGQCADIARQQSPDLILLDLIMPQTSGQEVLRQLKAIPETADIPVIIVTARGEDELEEEGFALGAVDYIVKPFSFSTVRSRVRTHVRLRKNEQKLAHFNKHLQTEVARAIAERDELAKARELQQQTLIQQSKMADLGAMLGAIAHQWAQPLNVIGLMAQELMLLQDEKDINRESIGKISSALLRQVHFMTDTMHDFQDFFRPSPEYIDFDVNGAIQSVLDILKGPLMKSLVTVNFASQEPLWAQGYPSEFKQVILNIINNARDVLVERKVAAPHITIEVRDDDGAISIFIADNGGGIPEDLLPEKIFEPFFTTKSALGGTGIGLSLARQIMEKMSGNIQARNVESGAQFQVNLRAHPSNS, from the coding sequence ATGGATAACGGCCAGGGAACAGTACTTATCGTGGATGATGCCCCGGAATACATTGATCTGCTGGATCATGCACTCAGGGATGATTTTCGCATTCTCGCAACCACAAATGGAGGCCAGTGCGCTGACATTGCCAGACAACAGAGCCCTGACTTGATATTGCTTGATCTTATCATGCCTCAGACTAGCGGACAGGAAGTGTTACGACAATTGAAGGCTATCCCAGAAACCGCTGATATCCCGGTAATAATTGTTACGGCTCGTGGCGAGGATGAGTTGGAAGAAGAGGGCTTTGCTCTTGGTGCGGTGGATTATATCGTCAAGCCGTTCAGCTTTTCCACGGTTCGCTCCCGGGTGAGAACCCATGTGCGTTTGCGCAAAAACGAACAGAAATTGGCGCACTTTAACAAACACTTGCAAACTGAGGTGGCACGGGCCATAGCCGAGCGGGATGAGCTGGCAAAGGCGCGGGAACTTCAGCAGCAAACCCTCATCCAACAATCCAAGATGGCTGACCTTGGCGCCATGCTTGGTGCCATCGCACACCAGTGGGCCCAGCCCCTCAATGTTATTGGCCTGATGGCACAGGAGCTGATGCTGCTACAAGATGAAAAGGACATAAATCGGGAGTCAATTGGTAAAATTAGCAGTGCGCTCTTGCGCCAGGTACACTTTATGACTGATACGATGCACGACTTTCAGGATTTTTTTCGTCCATCGCCAGAGTATATCGATTTTGATGTGAATGGCGCCATTCAAAGTGTGCTGGATATTCTCAAAGGTCCTCTCATGAAGTCCTTGGTGACAGTCAACTTTGCTTCGCAAGAACCCCTTTGGGCACAGGGTTACCCTAGTGAGTTCAAGCAAGTAATTCTCAATATCATCAATAATGCTCGCGATGTCCTGGTTGAGCGTAAGGTGGCAGCACCCCATATCACCATTGAAGTACGGGACGACGATGGAGCGATTAGCATTTTTATTGCTGATAATGGTGGTGGCATCCCGGAGGATCTGCTTCCAGAAAAGATTTTCGAACCATTTTTTACTACCAAAAGTGCTCTGGGCGGAACTGGTATTGGCCTTTCCCTGGCTCGACAGATTATGGAGAAAATGTCTGGTAATATCCAGGCGCGCAATGTGGAATCAGGAGCACAGTTTCAGGTTAACCTTAGGGCACACCCAAGCAACTCTTGA
- a CDS encoding nitrate- and nitrite sensing domain-containing protein has protein sequence MKKNIALLEKLSFRTKLAILAVVPTATALLISFVLVSNYWQQTHSIANMGQQLDQSTYISALVHELQKERGMSAGLLGIDSTAFRSSLQLQRPRTDEAKETLVNYLETFHAKSPHLSSVLGTLEELPRIRDQVDRFDIDIAELLDKYNSINRELIDYIANLSRFTNNAQVARNLIAYANLLRAKEYAGIERAVLSNTFSQGAFSPGIYRYFIGLMASQERYLEIFLDKSQGDASGIYQSKLLNSPVDERVEQLRAIAIDAPSCGFGVSPSRWFRVSSQRIEILQEIEHAQFNEIQNILMNLQDASRWNLFKALAGIAFLLSIVITMAIMLLRDLNRSLQERHLRELELHKLSSVVEQSPTPIVITDKKQRIEYINQAFVDKTGYLPDEVLGKTPKILKSHRTPNDTYKELWMAIGSGSTWRGELINRTKDGSEYIDASVIAPVKQTDGTITHYFSIKEDVTEKKELESEIEQHRDHLQRLVEEQTLSIRAILETAADAIITIDEQGNILTFNPAAERMFGYTAHEATSSNISLLMPESLRSHHGCSMATGIGRIVGHSAEVTGQRKDGTTFPMMLTVSEMEIEGEKRFTGIARDITQEKMAEENLRKAKEAAEAASRAKSDFLANMSHEIRTPMNAIIGLSDLCLKTDLDRKQRDYIAKVHDSAQSLMGIINDILDLSKIESGKLEVEHIPFAMQDVIDHLVTIISFRATDKKLEFFVETAIDIPPFLLGDPMRLGQILINLCGNAVKFTNQGYVMLHIQLEEETDRTATLHFAVKDTGIGITPEQASRLFQPFSQADSSTTRKFGGTGLGLAICKQLVEAMNGSIRVESEPGQGSTFMFTISLEKADLPAIDQLVDILAEQEPRKLLVVDDNSVALELLENYLSDCSYIIDCADGGAAALQKLQQAVSCKAPYDLVMLDLRMPHLSGIEIAQEVRRILPDAPPKLLLFSSVGLTEMQPHLESGLFDAILAKPFTRSQLLRTIQQILYGEKALVHEQGERTTFADALQQLSGAVLLLAEDNEVNQQVACELLKPYGVTLIVASNGQEVIDLLKTTSCDGILMDIQMPIMDGVAATQFIRQIPEYDELPIIAMTANVFTSDQQRYLNAGINDCIIKPVTQSQMVAILCKWIRPARSNSSFVSGGPTSVSKSAQIPAIPGLDTSAGLSRVGYNAVLYKEILDKFCQGQRNTVNEIRIAVEEEDYRKAELLAHTLKGLCGTVGARRTAGHAAKVEEAIRAHESDISFLLTTLDLSLQEIVAHIDSAFKCDGAAELLHSKSPAPDYTQAKSLLSKAMVQMEEFDTSSRGTVESLQSAVGDNQEWQQLVKSTMENLNSYDFEGALINLQQLQQCMQGEFDA, from the coding sequence ATGAAAAAAAATATCGCGCTCCTTGAAAAGCTATCATTCCGCACGAAGCTTGCTATTCTGGCTGTGGTACCTACAGCCACAGCTCTGCTCATCAGCTTTGTTCTCGTAAGCAACTATTGGCAACAAACTCATAGTATAGCCAACATGGGGCAACAGCTAGATCAGAGCACCTATATCAGTGCCCTGGTGCATGAGCTGCAAAAGGAGCGCGGAATGAGTGCCGGCTTGCTTGGCATTGATAGCACCGCTTTCAGGAGCAGTTTGCAATTGCAACGTCCACGCACTGATGAAGCCAAAGAGACTCTGGTGAACTACCTGGAAACCTTTCACGCCAAGTCGCCTCACTTGTCCAGCGTGTTGGGCACTCTAGAAGAGTTGCCCCGGATTAGAGATCAGGTGGATAGATTTGATATTGATATTGCCGAGCTGCTGGATAAGTACAACAGCATCAACCGGGAGCTTATTGATTATATTGCCAACCTGAGCCGCTTCACCAATAACGCCCAGGTGGCACGCAATCTCATTGCCTATGCCAATCTGCTGCGCGCCAAGGAGTATGCCGGAATCGAGCGGGCCGTGCTTAGCAACACCTTTTCCCAGGGAGCGTTTTCCCCGGGAATTTACCGCTACTTTATCGGCCTGATGGCCAGTCAGGAACGCTATCTGGAAATTTTTCTGGATAAAAGTCAGGGAGATGCCAGTGGCATATATCAGTCCAAGCTGCTTAACTCCCCTGTCGACGAGCGGGTTGAACAGTTGCGCGCAATCGCAATTGATGCCCCTAGCTGCGGCTTTGGTGTCTCACCTTCACGCTGGTTTCGCGTCAGCAGCCAGCGCATTGAGATTCTGCAGGAAATTGAGCACGCGCAATTTAATGAGATACAAAACATACTGATGAACCTTCAGGATGCATCGCGATGGAATCTCTTCAAAGCTCTTGCAGGCATAGCCTTTTTGCTCAGTATCGTCATAACCATGGCCATCATGCTGCTGCGCGACCTGAACCGCTCACTGCAGGAGCGCCACTTGAGGGAACTGGAGCTGCACAAGCTTTCCAGTGTTGTGGAGCAAAGCCCGACGCCTATCGTTATAACCGACAAAAAGCAGCGTATTGAATACATCAACCAAGCCTTTGTGGATAAAACCGGCTATTTACCAGACGAAGTACTGGGAAAAACCCCGAAGATCCTGAAATCTCACAGAACCCCGAATGACACATACAAAGAGCTCTGGATGGCTATCGGCAGTGGCAGCACCTGGCGAGGAGAGCTTATCAACCGCACGAAAGACGGGAGTGAGTATATCGATGCATCGGTCATTGCGCCGGTTAAGCAAACCGATGGCACGATAACCCACTACTTCTCCATCAAGGAGGATGTCACTGAAAAAAAAGAGCTGGAATCAGAAATAGAACAGCATCGGGATCACCTACAGCGGCTGGTGGAAGAGCAGACCCTCAGTATCCGCGCCATTTTGGAAACGGCAGCCGATGCCATTATCACCATTGACGAACAGGGGAATATTCTCACGTTTAATCCCGCCGCCGAGCGCATGTTTGGCTACACTGCCCATGAAGCAACATCGAGCAATATCAGCTTGCTTATGCCGGAGTCACTTCGCTCGCACCACGGCTGCAGCATGGCCACCGGGATCGGGAGGATTGTCGGACACAGTGCTGAGGTTACGGGCCAGCGCAAAGACGGCACGACCTTTCCTATGATGCTCACTGTCAGTGAAATGGAGATAGAAGGTGAGAAGCGCTTTACCGGTATTGCTCGTGACATTACGCAAGAGAAGATGGCAGAAGAAAACTTGCGCAAAGCCAAAGAGGCAGCCGAAGCCGCCAGTCGGGCCAAAAGCGATTTTCTCGCTAACATGAGCCATGAGATCCGCACCCCCATGAACGCTATTATTGGCCTGAGTGACCTGTGCCTCAAGACAGACCTTGACCGCAAGCAGCGCGATTATATAGCCAAAGTGCACGACTCTGCTCAGTCCCTGATGGGTATTATCAATGACATCCTGGATCTCTCCAAAATAGAGTCAGGGAAGCTGGAAGTCGAGCACATTCCCTTTGCCATGCAGGATGTTATCGATCACCTCGTTACCATTATCTCTTTCAGGGCCACGGACAAAAAACTGGAGTTCTTTGTGGAAACGGCTATTGATATCCCGCCGTTTCTCCTTGGAGATCCCATGCGACTGGGACAGATACTGATCAATCTTTGTGGAAATGCGGTAAAGTTTACCAATCAAGGGTATGTGATGCTGCATATCCAGCTTGAAGAGGAAACGGATCGCACCGCCACTCTTCACTTTGCCGTAAAGGATACAGGCATTGGCATAACCCCGGAACAGGCCTCCCGGTTGTTTCAGCCTTTTAGCCAGGCTGACAGCTCCACCACACGCAAGTTCGGTGGGACTGGTTTGGGGCTTGCCATCTGCAAACAATTGGTGGAAGCCATGAATGGCAGTATACGGGTGGAGAGCGAGCCTGGCCAGGGATCCACCTTCATGTTTACCATCAGTCTTGAAAAGGCTGATTTGCCTGCTATTGATCAGCTGGTAGATATCCTGGCGGAGCAGGAACCCCGAAAGCTGCTGGTGGTTGACGATAATTCTGTTGCCCTTGAGCTACTGGAGAACTATCTAAGTGACTGCAGTTATATAATTGACTGTGCTGATGGAGGGGCTGCTGCCTTGCAAAAGTTACAGCAGGCCGTGAGCTGCAAGGCCCCCTACGACCTGGTTATGCTTGATCTTCGTATGCCTCACCTTAGTGGTATCGAAATTGCCCAGGAAGTTCGCAGGATTCTTCCCGACGCACCACCAAAGCTTCTGCTGTTCTCCTCAGTAGGGTTGACGGAAATGCAACCCCACCTCGAATCGGGGCTCTTTGATGCCATACTGGCCAAACCCTTCACCCGGAGCCAGCTGTTGCGAACTATCCAACAGATACTTTACGGTGAAAAGGCCCTTGTGCATGAACAAGGGGAGCGCACAACTTTTGCTGATGCCCTCCAGCAGCTGAGTGGGGCCGTCCTGCTTCTGGCCGAAGACAACGAAGTTAACCAGCAGGTTGCCTGCGAACTGTTAAAACCCTATGGAGTCACCCTCATCGTTGCCTCCAATGGCCAGGAGGTCATCGATTTACTGAAAACCACTTCTTGCGACGGTATCCTGATGGATATCCAAATGCCTATTATGGATGGGGTCGCCGCAACCCAATTTATTCGGCAAATCCCTGAGTACGATGAGTTGCCAATTATCGCCATGACCGCCAATGTTTTTACCAGCGACCAGCAGCGCTACTTGAATGCCGGAATAAATGACTGCATTATTAAGCCCGTCACTCAGTCTCAGATGGTTGCTATCTTGTGCAAATGGATACGTCCAGCACGTTCAAACTCTTCTTTTGTCTCCGGCGGACCGACATCAGTTTCAAAATCTGCCCAAATTCCTGCCATACCTGGCCTGGACACTTCAGCTGGCTTATCGCGTGTTGGTTATAATGCCGTTTTATATAAGGAAATTCTGGATAAGTTCTGTCAAGGGCAACGCAATACCGTCAATGAAATTCGTATTGCTGTGGAGGAAGAAGACTACCGAAAGGCGGAGCTGCTGGCTCATACTCTCAAAGGCCTCTGTGGAACCGTTGGTGCAAGGCGAACAGCTGGGCATGCTGCCAAAGTTGAAGAGGCCATCCGTGCCCATGAAAGTGATATTTCCTTCTTGCTGACGACGCTGGACTTATCACTGCAGGAGATTGTTGCCCACATCGACTCGGCTTTCAAATGCGACGGCGCAGCAGAGCTCCTCCACTCAAAAAGTCCTGCTCCTGACTATACGCAGGCAAAATCTCTGCTGAGTAAAGCCATGGTGCAGATGGAAGAGTTTGATACCAGTTCCAGGGGTACGGTTGAAAGCCTGCAGAGCGCTGTAGGCGACAATCAGGAGTGGCAGCAGCTTGTGAAGTCAACTATGGAGAACTTGAACAGCTATGACTTTGAAGGCGCACTGATTAATTTGCAGCAGCTGCAACAGTGCATGCAAGGAGAGTTCGATGCATAA
- a CDS encoding NfeD family protein: MSPFLMRPRLLLSVLLIVLGTALLMMSSMQARGESANPVAVVIDLEGPIGPAIGDYVKSSLQTAAERNASAAIIRLNTPGGLDSSMRDIIQAILDSPVPVISYVTPTGARAASAGTYILYASSVSAMAPSTNLGAATPVQVQGGGPLGSGDEEKEKQKQSDEEDVKENEKPGETVSSSDAMTRKLVNDAVAYIRGLAELHGRNADWAEKSVREGASITSSDALEKNVIDLIADDIPQLLAAVDGKTVKVQGKEFRLQTANATLEYLEPNWRTKFLATITHPNVVYVLMLVGIYGIIFELANPGSFVPGTIGTISLLLAMYAFQMLPVSYVGIALIAFGIGLMVAEAFVPSFGILGIGGATAFVFGSILLFDTDVAPGYAVSPALIGAFAIFSGLLLSLVLAMVLKARKTKVVSGQEEMIGSIGTVRKDFIEGKGNIWVHSEQWRARSSAPLRQGQAVRVTDIDGLTLEVEPLEDEATTPSHEAATL, from the coding sequence ATGTCACCATTCCTGATGCGTCCCCGTCTGCTCCTGAGTGTGCTGCTTATTGTGCTGGGAACCGCTTTACTTATGATGAGTTCTATGCAGGCAAGAGGCGAGTCTGCCAATCCGGTTGCGGTAGTCATCGATCTGGAAGGCCCCATTGGCCCTGCTATAGGTGACTATGTAAAAAGTTCCCTGCAAACAGCCGCTGAGCGCAACGCCAGTGCCGCCATTATTCGCCTCAACACCCCCGGAGGTCTGGATTCTTCCATGCGCGACATCATTCAGGCCATTCTCGATTCTCCCGTCCCCGTTATCAGCTACGTGACCCCTACCGGTGCCAGAGCTGCCAGTGCCGGTACTTATATCCTTTATGCAAGCTCCGTATCAGCCATGGCTCCTTCTACCAACCTGGGAGCCGCCACACCGGTACAAGTGCAGGGTGGCGGCCCATTGGGGAGTGGGGACGAGGAGAAGGAGAAACAAAAACAGAGTGACGAAGAGGATGTAAAAGAAAACGAAAAACCTGGAGAAACAGTAAGCAGTAGCGACGCCATGACCCGCAAACTCGTTAACGATGCAGTGGCCTATATTCGCGGACTGGCAGAACTCCACGGTCGCAATGCCGACTGGGCGGAGAAGTCGGTACGTGAAGGTGCCAGCATCACTTCTTCCGACGCCCTGGAGAAAAACGTTATTGATCTGATTGCCGATGATATCCCCCAGCTGCTGGCGGCAGTAGATGGAAAGACCGTTAAGGTGCAGGGAAAAGAGTTCCGATTGCAAACAGCAAACGCAACTTTAGAATACCTGGAGCCTAACTGGCGCACCAAGTTTCTTGCCACCATTACCCACCCCAATGTGGTTTATGTTCTTATGCTGGTAGGAATCTACGGTATCATCTTCGAGCTAGCCAATCCCGGTTCTTTTGTACCTGGCACTATTGGTACTATCAGTTTGCTCTTGGCCATGTACGCCTTTCAGATGCTGCCAGTAAGCTACGTGGGCATAGCTCTGATCGCCTTTGGTATTGGACTAATGGTCGCAGAGGCTTTTGTCCCCAGCTTCGGCATACTGGGGATTGGCGGTGCCACTGCCTTTGTCTTTGGCTCTATCCTGCTTTTTGACACCGATGTGGCTCCTGGATACGCAGTCTCCCCTGCACTCATCGGAGCTTTTGCCATATTCAGCGGCCTACTCCTTTCCCTGGTACTGGCCATGGTGCTCAAAGCACGTAAAACCAAAGTAGTCAGCGGCCAGGAGGAGATGATAGGCAGCATTGGGACGGTGCGAAAAGACTTTATCGAAGGCAAAGGAAACATTTGGGTACACAGTGAGCAGTGGCGGGCACGCAGCTCCGCTCCCTTGCGCCAGGGACAAGCGGTGCGAGTGACTGATATAGACGGCCTAACCCTGGAAGTGGAACCCCTCGAGGACGAAGCGACCACGCCCAGCCATGAGGCAGCTACACTCTAG